The proteins below come from a single Aegilops tauschii subsp. strangulata cultivar AL8/78 chromosome 6, Aet v6.0, whole genome shotgun sequence genomic window:
- the LOC109738250 gene encoding F-box protein At5g03970-like yields the protein MPPALPVSKVLDDDNLLIEILVRLPPKPSSLPRASAVSKRWGSILSDPVFHKRFRKHHQKPPLLGFFNGCANCFTPIMGSPDRIPAARFSLPKSAIPYNDYGVFRGCRHGLAVLIDGRVPETVVWDPLTSEQHIVPFPQGLDDALPGYLCTWHGAVLCADADDGHVHGDCFSSPFKLVLVCCGGHNTHAFCSVHDSASRVWGDVFSTVITNRSSVLIRPNILGRNALCWLISQGGIFVLDFKTQSLDVIEKPVDCRGPDGYFQLLRMEDGGLGLAVLLNLTIQLWERKSNCNGIVEWLLLRKTIPLEGMFPRKLDFAFFIGYDEDTNVIVLSTIIGQFMLQLDLMQSKHIVITNNSISYGTFYPYSNFYTAGNTSLSTLHKQK from the coding sequence GGCACTCCCCGTGTCCAAGGTGCTCGACGATGACAACCTGCTAATCGAGATCCTCGTCCGTCTCCCTCCCAAGCCGTCCTCCCTACCCCGCGCGTCTGCCGTCTCCAAGCGCTGGGGCAGCATCCTCTCCGACCCTGTGTTCCACAAACGCTTCCGCAAGCACCACCAGAAGCCCCCTCTTCTCGGCTTCTTCAACGGGTGTGCTAACTGCTTCACTCCCATCATGGGCTCGCCCGACCGCATCCCTGCTGCCCGTTTCTCCCTGCCCAAGAGCGCCATACCCTACAATGACTACGGGGTCTTCAGGGGCTGTCGCCACGGCCTCGCTGTCCTAATCGATGGCCGGGTGCCTGAGACTGTCGTGTGGGATCCCCTCACTAGCGAACAACACATCGTGCCTTTTCCACAAGGGCTCGACGATGCCTTACCGGGGTATTTGTGTACCTGGCATGGCGCGGTGTTGTGTGCTGATGCCGATGATGGGCATGTCCATGGAGATTGCTTCTCGAGCCCATTTAAATTGGTTTTGGTCTGCTGTGGTGGACACAATACACATGCATTTTGTTCTGTCCATGACTCAGCCTCTCGTGTTTGGGGAGATGTTTTCTCGACCGTGATAACAAATAGAAGTTCTGTGTTAATAAGGCCCAACATCCTAGGCAGGAATGCACTTTGCTGGTTGATTTCTCAAGGTGGTATCTTTGTTTTAGATTTCAAAACTCAGAGCCTTGATGTGATCGAGAAGCCAGTAGATTGCCGTGGTCCCGATGGGTATTTTCAGCTCTTACGAATGGAGGATGGTGGACTTGGCCTCGCTGTTTTGTTGAACCTGACCATCCAATTATGGGAGAGGAAATCCAATTGCAATGGTATTGTCGAATGGTTGTTGTTGCGGAAAACCATTCCACTAGAGGGGATGTTTCCAAGGAAATTGGATTTTGCATTTTTCATTGGGTATGatgaggacacaaatgtgattgtTCTCTCTACGATTATTGGCCAATTCATGCTCCAACTTGATTTAATGCAGAGCAAACATATTGTGATAACTAATAACAGCATATCTTATGGCACCTTTTACCCCTACTCGAATTTCTATACTGCAGGTAATACCTCCCTGTCTACATTGCACAAGCAAAAGTAG